In Candidatus Binatus sp., the sequence GGCCGGCACAGCCGCGTTGCCGCCGGCGCCAGCACGCGCGCCAGCGCCGTCTTTTCGCGTATCCGAGATGATCGCGCCGTCGCGAAACGTGACGACCCGGTCCGCATAGGCCGCCATCTCCGGATCGTGCGTCACCACGATCACCGTGAGGCCCTGTTCGCGATTGAGCTTGGTGAGCACCTCCATTATCTCGGCCGAGTTGGTCGAGTCGAGATTGCCGGTCGGCTCGTCGGCGAGCAGGATCGACGGGCGATTGACCAGCGCGCGCGCGATCGCCACGCGTTGCTGCTGCCCGCCCGAGAGTTGATTCGGATGGCTCTGCTCACGGCCCGCCAGCCCCACCAGTTTCACCAGGTCGGCGGCGCGACTCTCTCCGTCCGCGGTCCACGCCGAATAGAACAGCGGCAGCTCGATGTTCTCCAGCGCCGAGGTCCGCGACAGCAGGTTGAAGTTCTGAAAGACGAACCCGATTCGACGGCTGCGGATCGTCGCCAGCTCCGACTCGTTCAGTTGCGCGACGTCCTCGCCCTCCAGCAGGTAGCGGCCGCTGGTGGGACGGTCCAGGCATCCCAGCATGTTCATCAGCGTCGATTTGCCCGAGCCCGACGCACCCATCACCGCGACGAACTCGCCCCGCTCGATCTTCAGGTTGACGCCGCGCAGCGCGTTAACCTCGACCTCGCCAAGCACGTAGGTCTTGGTCATACCGACCAGTTCAATCACGCTTCTCATCGGATAACCGCGCGCCTAGTGGGGCATGTGCATCATCCCGGTTATTCCGCCGCCGCCGTGCGACGAAGATGAACCCGCGCTGTGAACTTCGTCCGTCACCACGCGATCGCCCGCGTGCAGGTCGCCCTCGGCGACTTCGACCCAGGTTCCGTCGCTGAGCCCGGTGGTGATCGTGACCGGTGTGACTTTGCCATCCGCGAGAACCCAGACTCGAGTCTGTTGGCCGGGCGCTCCGTCAAGCGCCGCGGAATTCGCCGGCGGTTCTCCGGGCGGCGCAAAGCGCAGCGCGTCAACCGGAACGCGCACCGCCTTGGCTTTTGACGCGGTCACGACGGTCACATTCGCCGTCATCCCGGGCTTCAGCAGCAGCTCGGGATTTTCCACGCTCACCACTACGTCGTAGGTCACCACGTTCTGAACCGTGATCGGCGCCTGCCGAACCTGGGCGACCACGCCCTCGAAATCGCGGTCGGGAAACGCGTCCACCCGAAACGTCGCCTTCTGCCCTTGGCGCACGTAGCCGATATCGGACTCGCTGACGTTGGAGTCCACCTGCATCTTGGTCAGGTCCTTCGCGATCAGAAACAGCGTCGGCGTCTGAAAGCTCGCCGCCACCGTCTGGCCCACGTCCACGTTGCGCGAGACCACCGTGCCGTCAACCGGCGACACGATATTGGTGTAATTCAGGTTGACCTCGGCCGCTTTCACGTTGGCCGTCTGCTGCTGGATATTGGCGTGATCGAGCTTGATCTGCGCGACATCCATCTGCCATGCGCTGTACGCCGAATCCAGCGCGTCCTTCGAGACCGCGTCGGCCTTGTACAGCTCCAGGTTGCGATTGTAGGTGACTTTCTTGTAGTCGAGGTCGGCTTGGTCCTTGCCCAGTTGCGCGATCGAGTTCGCCAGCGTCGCACGCGCAATATCGACCGTCACCTGGTAAGTGCTCGGGTCAATTTTCGCGATTAGCTGCCCCTTCGTCACCGGCGCATTGTAGTCTTTATAAATTGCGATGATCGGTCCCGACACGTAAGTGCCGAGCTGCACCGTGATGACCGGATTGACCGTTCCAGTCGCCGTGATCGAGCGCACGATCGGCCCTTCTGTGACCGCAGCGGTAACAATTCTTGTCCCGGACGAACTTCGGCCAAGGAAATACCAGACGCCTGTGACTACGATGATCGCGGCGATCGCAAGCATCCACGCGCTATTTTTGATGCTGGACAATTTCATGGCTAGTGCTCAATTATTATCCCGTTGTCCCCCGGTTTCCAATGAAAAACGAAAAACGGAAAACGAAAAGCGAAATACGGACCATCGCCTCTTAGACGTAACTCCGCCGCGGAAGTTTCCAGTAGGTTTGCCACCATGGCCGAACAGCAGCCGCCGCCCCTGGCGGGAATAAAAGTTGTCGATCTGACCAGGTATTTCGCCGGTCCGTTCTGCACCCAAATCCTCGGCGATTACGGCGCCGAGATTTTCAAGATCGAACCGGTCGAAAATCCGCGCGGCGAGCTGGGCGCCAGCCAGGGTCCCGACAACTACTTCTTTCTCTCCGCCAATCGATCCAAGAAAAGTTTAAGAGTCGCCATCAAAAAACCCCAAGGGCGCGAAATCCTGATGCGCCTGATCGACGCCGCCGACGTGGTCGTGGACAACTTCCGGCCCGGCGTCATGCAAGCGCTCGAACTGGACTACGAAACGCTCGCGATGCGCAATCCGCGCATCATCACCTGTTCCATCTCGGGCTTCGGCTCGACCGGGCCGCTGCGCGATTTCCCCGGCTTCGATCAGATCGCGCAGGGGATGTCGGGCCTGATGAGCGTGACCGGAACCGTCGAGAGCGGGCCGACCCGCGTCGGCATCGCCATCTGCGATCTGCTCGGCGGAATTTTTTCTGCGCAAGGCATCCTGCTCGCACTCGAGGCGCGCCACCGCGACGGCCGCGGCCAGCGCGTCGAGACTTCGCTGCTCGAATCCATCGTCAGCATCCTGACCTGGTCGGCGGGAATTTATTTTGAAACCGGCAAGACTCCCGCGCCCGCCGGCAACCATCATCCGCTGGTGTCGCCGTATGGCACGTTCGAGGCGTCGGATCGGCCGTTCAACATCGCCTGCGGCAACGAGACGATGTGGCAAAACCTGGTCGCCGCAATTGGACGGCCGGAACTCGCTGCCGACGATCGATTCAAGAGCAGCGGGCAGCGGCTGAAAAATCGCGCCGCGTTGACCCTGGAAATAAATCGCGCGCTCGCCCCGCATCCCGCCGAGCATTGGATCCAATTGTTCAATCAACAGGGCATCCCGTCGGGGCCGATTCTCACCATCGAGGAAATGTTCAAGCATCCGCAGACCGCCGCGCGCGCGATGCTGCTGCGGATGCCGCATCCCGAACTCGGCGAGTACCTGACCACCGGGCTGGCCGCCAAGCTCGAGGCAACGCCGGGCAGGATTACGCGCCCGCCGCTGGTCGGCGAGCACACCGACGAAGTCCTGGCCGCCCACGGCTACACGCCCGCCGATCTAAAACGCCTGCGCGCCTCCGGCACGATCGCCTAATCCCGCTCCCTCTGATCTACCTCTCCCGTGAAATAACGGGCGAGGTAATCTCAGACGGGGAACAACCTCCGCCCCCTTAACCCGTTCTAACAGGGACGAAGGCCCGCATCTTAACATCAGGTGCAGGGGTCACCCCTGCCCAGGGAGGTGCGGAACCCACGGCGGGTTTCGCTATAATTAAATTCCCTTCAAAAACTCGATCAGGATCTCGGTGATCTCTTTGGGACGTTCCTGCTGCACCCAAT encodes:
- a CDS encoding ABC transporter ATP-binding protein, producing the protein MRSVIELVGMTKTYVLGEVEVNALRGVNLKIERGEFVAVMGASGSGKSTLMNMLGCLDRPTSGRYLLEGEDVAQLNESELATIRSRRIGFVFQNFNLLSRTSALENIELPLFYSAWTADGESRAADLVKLVGLAGREQSHPNQLSGGQQQRVAIARALVNRPSILLADEPTGNLDSTNSAEIMEVLTKLNREQGLTVIVVTHDPEMAAYADRVVTFRDGAIISDTRKDGAGARAGAGGNAAVPA
- a CDS encoding efflux RND transporter periplasmic adaptor subunit is translated as MKLSSIKNSAWMLAIAAIIVVTGVWYFLGRSSSGTRIVTAAVTEGPIVRSITATGTVNPVITVQLGTYVSGPIIAIYKDYNAPVTKGQLIAKIDPSTYQVTVDIARATLANSIAQLGKDQADLDYKKVTYNRNLELYKADAVSKDALDSAYSAWQMDVAQIKLDHANIQQQTANVKAAEVNLNYTNIVSPVDGTVVSRNVDVGQTVAASFQTPTLFLIAKDLTKMQVDSNVSESDIGYVRQGQKATFRVDAFPDRDFEGVVAQVRQAPITVQNVVTYDVVVSVENPELLLKPGMTANVTVVTASKAKAVRVPVDALRFAPPGEPPANSAALDGAPGQQTRVWVLADGKVTPVTITTGLSDGTWVEVAEGDLHAGDRVVTDEVHSAGSSSSHGGGGITGMMHMPH
- a CDS encoding CoA transferase, with protein sequence MAEQQPPPLAGIKVVDLTRYFAGPFCTQILGDYGAEIFKIEPVENPRGELGASQGPDNYFFLSANRSKKSLRVAIKKPQGREILMRLIDAADVVVDNFRPGVMQALELDYETLAMRNPRIITCSISGFGSTGPLRDFPGFDQIAQGMSGLMSVTGTVESGPTRVGIAICDLLGGIFSAQGILLALEARHRDGRGQRVETSLLESIVSILTWSAGIYFETGKTPAPAGNHHPLVSPYGTFEASDRPFNIACGNETMWQNLVAAIGRPELAADDRFKSSGQRLKNRAALTLEINRALAPHPAEHWIQLFNQQGIPSGPILTIEEMFKHPQTAARAMLLRMPHPELGEYLTTGLAAKLEATPGRITRPPLVGEHTDEVLAAHGYTPADLKRLRASGTIA